The following nucleotide sequence is from Paeniglutamicibacter kerguelensis.
CGCCTGAACGACAAGCCTGCCAAGGCCGCGCAAATAGTTGTTCCCGGTGACACCATCCGGGTTAGGCAGTCAGGTTTCGACAGGATCTTGGAAGTCACCGCGGTGATAGCCAAGAGGGTCGGCGCCGATATAGCTGCCCGCTGCTACATCGACCACACCCCCGTGCGTCCCAAGGAAGCCATCCCGCAGGTCCCGGTTCGCGACCGCGGCGCGGGCCGCCCCACCAAGAAGGACCGCCGCGAAATGGAACGGCTTCGCGAAAAGTTTCATTAGGGCAAAGGCTACGATGATAGCTAGCAACCCTGAGGTCTAAGAATTGATTGCACCCGCAATCCGGATGAGGAGCACCATGGCTCAGAAGAAACACTGGAATGATCTCTCCGTGGTTTCACGGTGGCGGATTGCAATCTTGGGCATCACGCAGCTGGCGATCCAATTCGTTGCCCTGCGCGACCTGGCCAAACGACCCGCGGACGGCGTCCGGGGGTCCAAGAGCGCTTGGGCAGCTGCGTCCTTCATCAACTTCATCGGGCCCGTTGCATATCTGGTCTTCGGACGGATCCCCAACAAGAAATAGGTTTTCCGGGCGTTGGCGTCGTGTCCCGCAACCAGCAGGTTTTTGCCGGTTGCGGGTCAGGCCCGGGAACCGACCGGATCCCGGATGCACATCGGCTCAGACGCTTATCCGGAACCGCTAATACCCGCGTTCGGGATCATAAACGTTAATGAGTTCTTCACCGGTCAAGTACCGACGCAGATTCTCAATCAGCATATCTATGATTCGCGAATTCTCTGCGGAAACGTTGGCCGCTGTATGCGGAGAAAGTACGAGGTTGGGCGCCCGCCACAGCCTGTGGCCAGCCGGCAATGGTTCCGGGTCGGCAACGTCCAAGACAGCCCCGCCCAAACGGCCTGTTTCGAGTGCATCGAGTAATGCATCCTGGTCAAGCACGGGCCCCCTGGCCAAATTGACCAAAAACGACCCGGGTTTCATCGCGGAAATCTTTTGCCTGGAATAAAGCCCCCGTGTTTCAGCCGTCAGTGGGCATGCCAGCACGACGATGTCGTAGTCACCCAAATCGCATTCTTGCAGTGGCATCGAACGCTCGAACGGTTCGCCCAGGTCCTTGCCCCTCCGGGTGGTGCCATCGCAGTGGACGCCCATGAAGCTCAGCGTCGCCGCCGTTTCCCTGCCGATGTTGCCCGCCCCGACAACGAGCGCCCTCTTGCCAAACAGCGTGTTGGACGGGCCAGTGTTCCATTGCTGGATATTCTTCCGATGCTCAAGTTCGGGAAGTTGCCGCACAAAGTTCAGCAATCCGGCCAGTGCAAATTCGGCCAACGGCTTGGCATGCACACCGGCCGCGGTGGTGATCTGGACCTGGCCTGCCCCGTGCCCATAGGACTCTGCTCGCGCCCCCACCCCGGCTTGGGCGGCCTGCACCCAGCGAAGGTTCGGGCTGTTTTCGCGCCATTTTTTAGGCTCGTTCCAGTCGAACTCAAACGCGATCTGGGCTTCCGAAAGATGCATTCGCCATTCGGACAATTGTTCCGGGGTCAGCTCTCGTGCACTGCCCACATGATCGCAGTCGAATTGCGGGATTGGCAGGAGCTCCGGTCGATACACGACTTCGACCTCGGGAACTTCGCGGACCAGCCTCCCCACCAGCTCTTCTTGCAAATACGAACAGATCAACAACCGTGGACGCACATTCTCCCCGTCTCGATGTATTTTTGCTTTCCCGTTGGAGCGAATCCCATCGATCCGATTCCCGGCCGGTCGTCACGAAAACGACACGTGCAAAAAGTCAGTGCTTCGCCAAGAATACCGTTCCCGGTTGGATATGGTGGGCGCATGACTTCCCACGCAGGTGACCCGAAAGCCCCCGTCGAGGCCCCGGTCCCACGCCATCACCAACTCATAGTCTCCCTTTTTGGACTCTATGCCCGCCGGCACGGTGGCGCCCTGCAAGTGGCCGCAATCATTTCTCTCATGCGAGATATCGGTGTGGAATCCGCCGGCACGCGGTCCTCCATCTCGAGGCTCAAGAAACGCGGCATCATTGACAGCGTGCAGGTGAACAACCGCAATGGATATGCATTGGCCCCTTCGGTCATTGAAACATTCATCGAGGGCGACGAACGCATTTTCCACCCTCGCCGGGCAAACAAAGAGGACCGATGGCTATTGGCCACTTTCACCGTCCCGGAATCACAGCGCAACATACGCCACATGATCCGTTCTTCCCTGGTCCGAATGGGATTTGGTTCCGTCACCCCGGGGCTGTGGATAGCTCCCGGGCATCTGCGTGATGAGGTTTTGGCATACTTCGACCGTCGTGGACTCAGCGAATACTTGGAGTTCTTCATGGCGGATCACATCGGCGGCGCGGACCCGCACAAGAACGTTGCTTCCTGGTGGGACTTGCCCGCACTTGACGCCCTGTATTCGGATTTCATCGACAACAACCAGGGGCTTCTTGCTGGCTGGAAACGCCAGGAAAAGCTTGCGGCAAGCCGCGATGCCGATGCCCGGGCCTTTGCCGACTATCTGGTCCTGATCACGCAATGGCGCAGGCTCCCCTACCTTGACCCCGGACTGCCCATTGAGTTCTTGCCAAAGAACTGGAATGCGTTGCATGCCGAAAAGCTGTTCCAGGAACTGCACGCGCTGCTTTCCCCGCGTGCCGAGAGGCATGCCAGCCGCGTCATCGACGACGACATGGCTGTTGCTTAAACCCGTCGAAGCGGAAAAGAAGATGTGCCGTGTGGTTGGCTTACGAATCCTGGATTCGACAGCCACCACACGGCACATTTTTGTTGCCTCGATATCGGTTCAAACGACCCGGTTAGTTGTCGCGATCCTGGATGACGGCAACACCCTGGATTTCAATGAGGGCTTCCTTCTGCCACAGGCGGCTGACACCGATGCCGGCCATCGCCGGGTACTTGGTGCCTGCCATTTCGCGCCAGAGGCGTCCGATTTCGCGGCCGTTGGCCATGTAGTCATCCACGTCGGTGAGGTAGATCGTCACCGAAACGAGGTCTTCCGGGCGCCCGCCGGCCTCTACCAGGGTGGTCAGCACGTTGGAGAACGCCTGCTTGAACTGCTCGATGATGCCGCCCGGCACAATCTGCATGTTCTTGTCCAGCGCCGTCTGGCCTCCGAGGTACACGGTGTCGCCGGCCAGCATTCCGTGCGCGTATCCGGACGGCTTCGGCAACGAATCGGGGTTGATCGTGAGGTTTTCGTGAACCGTTGTCTCGGTCATTGTGCACTCCCTGTGAACTCTGATGGTTTTCATGGCGAACCCGCCCTAGCGCCACACCTGTGACGCGTGTTACATTGAGGATACGTGACGGCAGTCAAAAAGTCGACACAATGAATTTGATGGACATGAGAAGGGGCATCGATGAAACTCGCGACAATTCGCCACGCAGGCCGAACGACAGCAGCACTTGAGGTTGCGGGCGG
It contains:
- a CDS encoding RNA-binding S4 domain-containing protein, which translates into the protein MKQESKAVRIDAWLWSIRVYKTRSAATTACRAGHVRLNDKPAKAAQIVVPGDTIRVRQSGFDRILEVTAVIAKRVGADIAARCYIDHTPVRPKEAIPQVPVRDRGAGRPTKKDRREMERLREKFH
- a CDS encoding PLDc N-terminal domain-containing protein; its protein translation is MAQKKHWNDLSVVSRWRIAILGITQLAIQFVALRDLAKRPADGVRGSKSAWAAASFINFIGPVAYLVFGRIPNKK
- a CDS encoding D-2-hydroxyacid dehydrogenase; the encoded protein is MQEELVGRLVREVPEVEVVYRPELLPIPQFDCDHVGSARELTPEQLSEWRMHLSEAQIAFEFDWNEPKKWRENSPNLRWVQAAQAGVGARAESYGHGAGQVQITTAAGVHAKPLAEFALAGLLNFVRQLPELEHRKNIQQWNTGPSNTLFGKRALVVGAGNIGRETAATLSFMGVHCDGTTRRGKDLGEPFERSMPLQECDLGDYDIVVLACPLTAETRGLYSRQKISAMKPGSFLVNLARGPVLDQDALLDALETGRLGGAVLDVADPEPLPAGHRLWRAPNLVLSPHTAANVSAENSRIIDMLIENLRRYLTGEELINVYDPERGY
- a CDS encoding PaaX family transcriptional regulator, with the translated sequence MTSHAGDPKAPVEAPVPRHHQLIVSLFGLYARRHGGALQVAAIISLMRDIGVESAGTRSSISRLKKRGIIDSVQVNNRNGYALAPSVIETFIEGDERIFHPRRANKEDRWLLATFTVPESQRNIRHMIRSSLVRMGFGSVTPGLWIAPGHLRDEVLAYFDRRGLSEYLEFFMADHIGGADPHKNVASWWDLPALDALYSDFIDNNQGLLAGWKRQEKLAASRDADARAFADYLVLITQWRRLPYLDPGLPIEFLPKNWNALHAEKLFQELHALLSPRAERHASRVIDDDMAVA
- a CDS encoding RidA family protein, producing MTETTVHENLTINPDSLPKPSGYAHGMLAGDTVYLGGQTALDKNMQIVPGGIIEQFKQAFSNVLTTLVEAGGRPEDLVSVTIYLTDVDDYMANGREIGRLWREMAGTKYPAMAGIGVSRLWQKEALIEIQGVAVIQDRDN